One segment of Streptosporangium brasiliense DNA contains the following:
- a CDS encoding TetR/AcrR family transcriptional regulator — MSDELPALPWERSRRRTPRVRIPLTRDRIVDAAYAVLDREGYDRLSMRQVAAELGVAVSALYAHVSSKDELFELMYIRMFRGWTLPDADPARWREQIMDFARSSRARLREHRDLARISMRSVPFNPEVLPQVDRLLGVFRAAGLPDRVAGAAGDVISTFIDGFAYEENMWEDRRREAEEGTWTELQTIMNQYFKDLPADRFPNLVALSDFLMDKSNDDRFELGMEIIVRGLASIAEEARQAGGSGPSGGPEPADGRGDAGHGERAALEELR; from the coding sequence ATGAGTGACGAGTTGCCCGCGCTGCCCTGGGAGCGGTCCCGTCGCAGGACGCCTCGCGTCCGGATCCCGCTCACCCGCGACCGGATCGTCGACGCCGCCTACGCGGTGCTCGACCGCGAAGGCTACGACAGGCTGAGCATGCGCCAGGTCGCGGCCGAGCTCGGCGTCGCGGTCTCGGCTCTCTACGCCCACGTGAGCAGCAAGGACGAGCTGTTCGAGCTGATGTACATCCGGATGTTCCGCGGCTGGACCCTGCCCGACGCCGATCCCGCCCGCTGGCGTGAGCAGATCATGGACTTCGCCAGGAGCAGCCGGGCCAGGCTGCGGGAGCACCGCGACCTGGCCCGGATCTCCATGAGAAGCGTGCCGTTCAATCCCGAGGTGCTGCCGCAGGTGGACCGCCTCCTGGGCGTCTTCCGCGCGGCGGGGCTCCCCGACCGGGTGGCCGGAGCCGCCGGCGACGTGATCTCCACCTTCATCGACGGCTTCGCCTACGAGGAGAACATGTGGGAGGACCGCCGCCGCGAGGCGGAGGAGGGCACCTGGACAGAGCTCCAGACCATCATGAACCAGTATTTCAAGGATCTGCCGGCCGACCGGTTCCCCAACCTGGTCGCCCTCTCGGACTTCCTGATGGACAAGTCCAACGACGACCGGTTCGAGCTGGGCATGGAGATCATCGTCCGCGGCCTGGCCTCCATCGCCGAGGAGGCCCGGCAGGCCGGAGGCTCAGGACCCTCCGGCGGGCCGGAACCGGCGGACGGGCGGGGTGACGCCGGCCACGGTGAGCGCGCCGCGCTGGAAGAGCTACGCTGA
- the leuD gene encoding 3-isopropylmalate dehydratase small subunit — protein sequence MEAFTTHTGRAVPLRRSNVDTDQIIPAVWLKQVSRTGFEKGLFSAWREDPSFVLNDPAHEGASILVSGPDFGTGSSREHAVWALQQYGFRAVIAARFGDIFRNNSTKMGLLPVVLPAATVEALQAAVEADPALEITVDLGERQVRWAGEIAGFEIDDYTRWRLMEGLDDIGLTLRNADDVAAYENRRQPWLPTTV from the coding sequence ATGGAAGCTTTCACCACTCACACCGGCCGGGCCGTGCCGCTGCGCCGCAGCAACGTGGACACCGACCAGATCATCCCCGCGGTCTGGCTCAAGCAGGTCAGCCGGACCGGATTCGAGAAGGGCCTGTTCTCCGCCTGGCGCGAGGACCCGTCCTTCGTCCTGAACGACCCCGCCCACGAGGGCGCCTCGATCCTCGTCTCCGGGCCCGACTTCGGCACCGGCTCCTCGCGCGAGCACGCGGTCTGGGCCCTGCAGCAATACGGTTTCCGCGCCGTGATCGCGGCCCGTTTCGGCGATATCTTCCGTAATAATTCCACCAAGATGGGCTTGCTGCCCGTTGTCCTGCCGGCCGCCACGGTCGAGGCCCTGCAGGCCGCCGTCGAGGCCGATCCCGCCCTGGAAATCACGGTTGACCTGGGGGAACGCCAGGTCCGCTGGGCCGGGGAGATCGCCGGGTTCGAAATCGACGACTACACCCGCTGGCGTCTGATGGAGGGATTGGACGACATCGGGCTGACCCTGCGTAATGCCGATGACGTCGCGGCATACGAGAATAGGCGGCAGCCATGGCTGCCGACGACCGTCTGA
- a CDS encoding IclR family transcriptional regulator codes for MDNSSGVGVLDKAVLVLNALEAGPASLAQLVQATGLARPTAHRLAVALEHHRIVSRDTQGRFVLGPRLSELSTAAGEDRLLAVASPVLIQLRDLTGESAQLYRRQGDERVCVAAAERSSGLRDTVPVGAALPMLAGSAAQILLAWEEPDRLHRGLRGAKFTAATLASVRRRGWAHSVGEREQGVASVSAPIRGVGGKVVAAVSVSGPIERLTRTPGRLHAAPVVTAAERITETMRRAN; via the coding sequence ATGGACAACTCTAGCGGAGTCGGCGTACTCGACAAGGCCGTGCTCGTGCTCAATGCCCTCGAAGCCGGTCCGGCGTCCCTCGCACAGCTCGTCCAGGCCACCGGTCTGGCACGCCCCACCGCCCATCGGCTCGCCGTCGCGCTGGAGCACCACCGCATCGTCTCCCGCGACACGCAGGGCCGGTTCGTGCTGGGTCCTCGCCTGTCGGAGCTGTCCACGGCCGCCGGGGAGGACCGGCTGCTGGCCGTCGCCTCGCCGGTGCTGATCCAGCTGCGCGACCTCACCGGGGAGAGCGCGCAGCTTTACCGGCGCCAGGGCGACGAGCGCGTGTGCGTGGCGGCCGCCGAGCGCTCCAGCGGGCTGCGCGACACCGTTCCGGTCGGCGCCGCGCTGCCGATGCTCGCCGGGTCGGCCGCCCAGATCCTGCTCGCCTGGGAGGAACCGGACCGCCTCCACCGGGGCCTGCGCGGGGCCAAGTTCACCGCGGCCACGCTGGCGAGCGTCCGGCGCCGGGGCTGGGCGCACAGCGTCGGCGAGCGCGAGCAGGGCGTGGCCAGCGTCTCGGCGCCGATCCGGGGCGTGGGCGGCAAGGTGGTCGCCGCGGTCTCGGTCTCCGGCCCGATCGAGCGCCTCACCCGCACCCCCGGCAGGCTGCACGCCGCCCCCGTGGTCACCGCCGCCGAGCGGATCACCGAGACGATGCGACGGGCCAACTGA
- a CDS encoding trans-sulfuration enzyme family protein, giving the protein MNRRARRRQGENTRSAHLPAPPAPRRTPLGPPVWRSSAWSFADSGQLAEAFEGGGSGSAHGRIDNPTTTAFAAAVAALEGAAAPEDVAGQAFSSGMAAVNAVLMTFLRAGTHIVAPAPLYGGTHSLITNVLSRFGIDAAFVDYGDPARVQAAIQPHTKIIYAETLSDPTTAVADIRGLYRIARRAGALLVVDSTFATPVVCRPLEHGADLVIHSAARYLGGHDDCTGGVAVGRPALIARLREVCVDIGGTLSPDDAFLLRRGLETLPLRVRRMCATAMVFAAAVAKHPAVRRVDYPGLPGHPGHQLARHLFDSGPEGTRYGACVTVTPRGGHGAGTALIDALRLASISTSVGGTRTKAAHLASTGRPAGGASGIDAAAVRFSIGLEDAEDLIMDVTQALDSLPESAG; this is encoded by the coding sequence GTGAACCGACGCGCGCGCAGACGGCAGGGCGAGAACACCCGGTCGGCGCACCTGCCCGCCCCGCCGGCGCCGCGGCGGACCCCCCTCGGCCCCCCGGTGTGGCGCAGCTCCGCGTGGAGCTTCGCCGACTCCGGCCAGCTCGCCGAGGCGTTCGAGGGCGGGGGCTCCGGCTCCGCCCACGGCCGGATCGACAACCCCACCACCACCGCCTTCGCCGCGGCGGTGGCCGCGCTGGAGGGCGCCGCGGCGCCCGAGGACGTCGCCGGGCAGGCGTTCTCGTCGGGGATGGCCGCGGTCAACGCGGTCCTGATGACCTTCCTGCGCGCGGGCACGCACATCGTCGCCCCGGCCCCGCTCTACGGCGGGACCCACTCGCTGATCACCAATGTGCTGTCCCGGTTCGGGATCGACGCCGCCTTCGTGGACTACGGCGACCCGGCACGGGTGCAGGCGGCGATCCAGCCCCACACGAAGATCATCTACGCGGAGACGCTGTCCGATCCCACGACGGCCGTCGCCGACATCCGCGGCCTCTACCGGATCGCCCGCAGGGCCGGCGCGCTGCTGGTGGTCGACTCCACCTTCGCCACCCCCGTCGTCTGCCGCCCCCTGGAGCACGGCGCCGATCTGGTGATCCACTCCGCGGCCCGCTACCTCGGCGGTCACGACGACTGCACCGGCGGCGTCGCGGTCGGCCGTCCCGCCCTGATCGCCCGGCTCCGGGAGGTCTGCGTCGACATCGGGGGGACGCTCTCGCCCGACGACGCCTTCCTGCTCCGCCGGGGGCTGGAGACCCTGCCGCTGCGGGTGCGCCGGATGTGCGCCACCGCGATGGTGTTCGCCGCGGCGGTGGCCAAGCACCCCGCCGTCCGCCGGGTCGACTACCCCGGCCTGCCCGGGCACCCGGGTCACCAGCTCGCCAGGCACCTGTTCGACTCCGGGCCCGAGGGCACCAGATACGGCGCCTGCGTGACGGTCACCCCGCGCGGCGGCCACGGCGCGGGCACGGCGCTGATCGACGCCCTCAGACTCGCCTCGATCTCCACCTCCGTCGGCGGCACCCGGACCAAGGCCGCGCACCTGGCCTCGACCGGCCGGCCGGCCGGCGGGGCCTCCGGGATCGACGCGGCGGCCGTCCGCTTCTCCATCGGCCTGGAGGACGCCGAAGACCTGATCATGGACGTGACCCAGGCGCTGGACTCCCTCCCCGAATCGGCGGGATAG
- a CDS encoding HU family DNA-binding protein has protein sequence MNKKELVDAIADRVGDKKTATEAVNAVLDAIQKAVAGGDKVSITGFGAFEMVHKPARTARNPSTGAEIKVAESWGPKFRPGSDFKELVNVEGKKAAKKK, from the coding sequence ATGAACAAGAAGGAACTCGTCGACGCGATCGCGGATCGGGTGGGCGACAAGAAGACAGCCACCGAGGCCGTCAACGCGGTGCTCGACGCCATTCAGAAGGCCGTCGCCGGCGGGGACAAGGTCTCCATCACCGGCTTCGGCGCCTTCGAGATGGTGCACAAGCCGGCTCGCACGGCCCGTAACCCTTCGACCGGCGCCGAGATCAAGGTCGCCGAGAGCTGGGGTCCGAAGTTCCGTCCCGGCTCGGACTTCAAGGAGCTCGTCAACGTGGAGGGAAAGAAGGCCGCGAAGAAAAAGTAG
- a CDS encoding cupin domain-containing protein: MTYPDPTYFGDKGEINATYRPAAHAPELTYRSGNMVHYLATGASTNGQFGLYRWEMGPEPSGPDQHFHRSISESFYILTGTVRIYDGSRWLDTEPGDFVHVPEGGVHAFRNESGEPASMLLHFAPGAPREGYFEGLAEFAVSGRPSDEELAAFYFRHDTFWL, from the coding sequence ATGACATATCCGGATCCGACTTACTTCGGCGACAAGGGCGAGATCAACGCGACCTACCGCCCGGCCGCCCACGCGCCCGAGCTGACCTACCGGTCCGGCAACATGGTGCACTACCTGGCGACGGGAGCCTCCACCAACGGCCAGTTCGGCCTCTACCGCTGGGAGATGGGGCCGGAGCCGAGCGGGCCCGACCAGCACTTCCACCGGTCGATCTCCGAGTCGTTCTACATCCTCACCGGAACGGTCCGGATCTACGACGGCAGCCGCTGGCTCGACACCGAGCCGGGCGACTTCGTCCACGTCCCCGAGGGCGGCGTCCACGCCTTCCGCAACGAGTCGGGCGAGCCCGCGTCGATGCTGCTGCACTTCGCCCCGGGCGCTCCCCGCGAGGGCTACTTCGAGGGCCTGGCGGAGTTCGCCGTCTCCGGCCGTCCCAGCGACGAGGAACTGGCCGCCTTCTACTTCCGCCACGACACCTTCTGGCTCTGA
- a CDS encoding lysophospholipid acyltransferase family protein, whose product MRRPGWPSRFWVAVAVAIVKPIAWLLVKKDWRRADRLPKEGGIILATNHLSWVDPVLLSHYLYDNGRWPTILAKSGLFSVPVLGHMVRSLMAIPVYRGSSEAIRSLKESERRLADGACVLFYPEGTCTRDPRFWPMEGKTGAARLALSSGAPVIPVAHWGAQEILPYGSKKPDLFPRKTFRVLTGPPVDLSKYEGQPLHADVLREATADIMAAITDLLAELREEKAPEAPFKRPSDN is encoded by the coding sequence ATGAGACGCCCTGGATGGCCTTCCCGGTTCTGGGTCGCCGTGGCAGTCGCGATCGTCAAGCCGATCGCGTGGCTCCTGGTCAAGAAGGACTGGCGCCGGGCCGACCGCCTGCCCAAGGAGGGTGGGATCATCCTGGCGACCAACCATCTCTCCTGGGTGGACCCCGTCCTGCTGTCTCACTACCTCTACGACAACGGGCGCTGGCCGACGATCCTGGCCAAGTCGGGGCTGTTCTCGGTGCCGGTGCTCGGGCACATGGTGAGGTCGCTGATGGCCATCCCGGTCTACCGGGGGAGCTCCGAGGCGATCCGCTCGCTGAAGGAGTCCGAGCGGAGGCTCGCCGACGGGGCGTGCGTGCTGTTCTACCCCGAGGGCACCTGCACCCGCGACCCCCGTTTCTGGCCCATGGAGGGCAAGACCGGAGCGGCCCGGCTCGCCCTGTCCAGCGGCGCGCCGGTCATCCCGGTGGCCCACTGGGGCGCGCAGGAGATCCTCCCCTACGGGAGCAAGAAGCCCGACCTCTTCCCGCGCAAGACCTTCCGCGTGCTGACCGGCCCGCCGGTCGACCTGTCGAAGTACGAGGGACAGCCGCTCCACGCCGACGTCCTGCGCGAGGCGACCGCCGACATCATGGCGGCCATCACGGACCTGCTCGCTGAGTTACGCGAGGAGAAGGCGCCAGAGGCGCCGTTCAAGAGACCTTCCGACAACTGA
- a CDS encoding MFS transporter — protein sequence MATDMTTPVIAAVEPPAYRWRWVALSVILAAEVMDLLDAMVTNIASPTIQAEIGGTAATIQWLGAAYTLSMAVGLITGGRLGDIFGRKRMFLIGAAGFTLGSLLCALAQSPELLVGARVVQGLFGAVMLPQGLGLIKEMFPPKEVGAAFGMFGPVMGLSSVGGPILAGWLIDADFFGTGWRMIFLINLPLGLAALAAGLRFLPESRSPHPLRLDVPGVILASAAGLLLVFPLVQGREEGWPAWSFVMIGASVVVFAVFGWFESRKSRMGGDPLVVPSLFRKRAFTGGLLTGLVFFSAMSGFTLVFNLYTQIGLGYSTLKAALVMIPWSLAMVAGFGLAQAVSRFGRKVLQGGVLIMALGTLGVLLTITLAGATVTAWQFVPALAVTGIGMGLLMAPFFDIVLAGVEQHETGSASGTMTAVQQLGGAFGVALLGTVFFDLVAGGPHPDIAGAMRVVLWVVAGMLLLTFLTAFLLPRKAREEAHAGH from the coding sequence TTGGCCACAGACATGACAACCCCGGTCATAGCGGCCGTCGAGCCACCCGCCTACCGATGGCGCTGGGTCGCCCTGTCCGTGATCCTCGCCGCCGAGGTGATGGACCTCCTGGACGCCATGGTCACCAACATCGCCTCGCCCACGATCCAGGCCGAGATCGGCGGCACCGCCGCCACGATCCAGTGGCTCGGCGCCGCCTACACCCTGTCCATGGCCGTGGGCCTGATCACCGGTGGCCGGCTGGGCGACATCTTCGGCCGTAAGCGGATGTTCCTCATCGGCGCGGCCGGGTTCACCCTGGGCTCCCTGCTGTGCGCCCTCGCGCAGTCTCCCGAACTGCTCGTCGGCGCGCGGGTCGTGCAGGGCCTGTTCGGCGCGGTCATGCTGCCGCAGGGGCTGGGCCTGATCAAGGAGATGTTCCCGCCGAAGGAGGTGGGCGCGGCCTTCGGCATGTTCGGGCCGGTCATGGGCCTGTCCTCGGTGGGCGGGCCGATCCTGGCCGGATGGCTGATCGACGCCGACTTCTTCGGCACCGGCTGGCGCATGATCTTCCTGATCAACCTGCCGCTCGGCCTGGCCGCCCTCGCCGCCGGGCTGCGCTTCCTGCCCGAGTCACGCTCCCCGCACCCGCTCAGGCTCGACGTCCCCGGTGTGATCCTGGCCTCGGCCGCCGGCCTGCTCCTGGTCTTCCCGCTCGTCCAGGGCCGGGAGGAGGGCTGGCCCGCCTGGTCCTTCGTCATGATCGGCGCCTCGGTCGTGGTCTTCGCGGTCTTCGGCTGGTTCGAGTCCCGCAAGAGCCGGATGGGCGGCGACCCGCTGGTCGTGCCCAGTCTCTTCCGTAAGCGGGCCTTCACCGGCGGTCTGCTGACCGGCCTGGTCTTCTTCTCCGCCATGTCGGGCTTCACGCTGGTGTTCAACCTCTACACGCAGATCGGCCTCGGATACTCCACGCTCAAGGCCGCTCTCGTGATGATCCCCTGGTCGCTGGCCATGGTCGCCGGCTTCGGGCTGGCCCAGGCGGTGTCGAGGTTCGGCCGCAAGGTCCTGCAGGGCGGCGTCCTCATCATGGCGCTCGGCACACTCGGCGTCCTGCTGACGATCACCCTGGCCGGGGCGACGGTGACCGCCTGGCAGTTCGTCCCCGCCCTGGCGGTGACCGGCATCGGCATGGGCCTGCTGATGGCGCCCTTCTTCGACATCGTGCTGGCCGGGGTCGAGCAGCACGAGACCGGCTCGGCCTCCGGCACGATGACCGCCGTCCAGCAGCTCGGCGGCGCCTTCGGCGTCGCGCTGCTCGGCACGGTCTTCTTCGACCTGGTGGCCGGGGGGCCGCACCCCGACATCGCCGGGGCGATGCGGGTGGTGCTGTGGGTGGTGGCCGGCATGCTCCTGCTGACCTTCCTCACGGCCTTCCTACTGCCGAGGAAGGCCCGCGAGGAGGCGCACGCGGGGCACTGA
- the cofC gene encoding 2-phospho-L-lactate guanylyltransferase, translated as MLKAMPASESSGWTLVVPVKTLVAAKTRLSEAAGPHRAALAVAIACDTVEAALSCPIVTRIVVVTGDPVAAEALGGVGAHVVGDPEAGLNAALRHGAQEAVRLAPGGAVGALQADLPALRPAELALVLAAAAEFDQAFLPDAADVGTTFYGVRPGVPFTPGFGGESRDRHLRRGAKEICLEGIDSVRRDVDTPDDLRAALALGVGPRTLAMAEKIRREPPDGGAPSM; from the coding sequence ATGCTTAAGGCTATGCCTGCTTCGGAGAGTTCCGGCTGGACCTTGGTCGTCCCTGTCAAGACACTGGTCGCCGCCAAGACCCGGCTGTCGGAGGCGGCCGGCCCGCACCGGGCCGCGCTGGCCGTGGCGATCGCGTGCGACACCGTCGAAGCGGCGCTGAGCTGCCCGATCGTCACGCGGATCGTGGTGGTGACGGGCGACCCGGTGGCGGCCGAGGCCCTCGGCGGGGTGGGGGCCCATGTGGTCGGCGACCCCGAGGCGGGGCTGAACGCGGCGCTGCGGCACGGCGCCCAGGAGGCGGTACGGCTGGCGCCCGGCGGCGCCGTCGGCGCGCTCCAGGCCGATCTCCCCGCGCTCCGCCCGGCGGAGCTGGCACTCGTGCTGGCCGCCGCGGCGGAGTTCGACCAGGCGTTCCTGCCCGACGCCGCCGACGTCGGCACGACCTTCTACGGGGTGCGGCCCGGTGTGCCGTTCACCCCGGGGTTCGGCGGCGAGTCGCGCGACCGTCACCTGCGGCGCGGCGCGAAGGAGATCTGCCTGGAGGGGATCGACTCGGTCCGCCGGGACGTGGACACCCCCGACGACCTGCGGGCGGCCCTGGCTCTCGGCGTGGGCCCCCGCACCCTGGCGATGGCGGAGAAGATCAGGAGGGAGCCTCCCGACGGGGGGGCTCCCTCCATGTGA
- a CDS encoding D-alanine--D-alanine ligase family protein, whose protein sequence is MSEQHETRPRVAIVFGGRNSEHAVSILGAGSVLEAIDRSKYEVVPIGIAQDGRWVLVSDDQRYAIEGDELPAVDAGGTGLVLSSGGGTLVASEPGSIPVELGRVDVVFPVMHGPFAEDGTIQGLLEMAGVRYVGSGVLASAVGMDKAYMKMVLAASGLPVGPYVVIRDRDWRTDRDRVLKEVQELGWPVFVKPARAGSSQGISKAHDLAELESAVEFAREHDPKVLVEAAIVGREIECAVLESLGDDAPRASVPGEVLVRGDHEFFDFEAKYIGDDMSLSVPADIPADVAENLRAMAVRAFEALGCEGLSRVDFFYTTDGRLVLNEINTMPGFTAMSVAPQLWAATGLSYADLVDRLIQLALRRSPGLR, encoded by the coding sequence ATGAGCGAGCAGCACGAAACCCGGCCGAGGGTCGCAATCGTCTTCGGTGGCCGTAACTCCGAGCACGCCGTCTCCATCCTCGGAGCCGGTAGCGTGCTGGAGGCCATCGATCGGTCCAAGTACGAGGTGGTCCCCATCGGAATCGCCCAGGACGGCCGGTGGGTGCTCGTCTCGGACGACCAGCGCTACGCGATCGAGGGCGACGAGCTGCCGGCCGTCGACGCCGGGGGGACGGGCCTGGTGCTGTCGTCCGGCGGCGGCACGCTGGTGGCCTCCGAGCCCGGCAGCATCCCGGTCGAGCTCGGCCGGGTCGACGTCGTCTTCCCGGTGATGCACGGGCCGTTCGCCGAGGACGGCACCATCCAGGGCCTGCTGGAGATGGCCGGGGTCCGCTATGTCGGCTCCGGGGTGCTGGCCAGCGCGGTCGGCATGGACAAGGCGTACATGAAGATGGTGCTCGCCGCCTCGGGCCTGCCCGTCGGCCCCTACGTCGTGATCCGCGACCGTGACTGGCGCACCGACCGGGACCGGGTCCTCAAGGAGGTCCAGGAGCTCGGCTGGCCGGTCTTCGTCAAGCCCGCCCGGGCCGGGTCGAGCCAGGGCATCTCCAAGGCGCACGACCTGGCGGAGCTGGAGTCGGCCGTCGAGTTCGCCCGCGAGCACGACCCCAAGGTGCTGGTCGAGGCCGCGATCGTGGGCCGCGAGATCGAGTGCGCGGTGCTGGAGTCCCTGGGCGACGACGCCCCGCGGGCCAGCGTGCCCGGTGAGGTGCTGGTCCGCGGCGACCACGAGTTCTTCGACTTCGAGGCCAAATACATCGGTGACGACATGTCCCTGTCGGTGCCCGCGGACATCCCCGCCGACGTGGCCGAGAACCTGCGGGCGATGGCCGTGCGCGCGTTCGAGGCGCTGGGCTGCGAGGGCCTGTCGCGGGTCGACTTCTTCTACACCACCGACGGCCGGCTGGTCCTCAACGAGATCAACACGATGCCGGGCTTCACCGCGATGTCGGTCGCGCCGCAGCTGTGGGCCGCCACCGGCCTGTCCTACGCCGACCTGGTCGACCGGCTGATCCAGCTCGCGCTGCGCCGGTCGCCGGGCCTACGGTAG
- the leuC gene encoding 3-isopropylmalate dehydratase large subunit yields the protein MGRTLAEKVWEQHVVRRADGEPDLLYIDLHLIHEVTSPQAFDGLRMAGRPVRRPELTIATEDHNVPTLLGPIKDPVSRTQVETLRKNCAEFGIRLHPMGDAGQGVVHIIGPQFGLTQPGMTIVCGDSHTSTHGAFGGIAFGIGTSEVEHVLATQTLPAYRPKTMAIEVSGELPVGVTAKDLILAIIAKIGTGGGQGYIVEYRGEAVRKLSMEGRMTVCNMSIEAGARAGMIAPDETTFEYLKGRPHAPTGADWDAAVEYWKSLATDEDAVFDTVVEIDATALTPFVTWGTNPGQGAPLGAAVPAPQDTDDPAAAERALEYMGLTAGTPLREVAVDTVFVGSCTNGRLEDLRAVADVLRGRQVVTRTLIVPGSMLVKLQAEQEGLHEVFKAAGAEWREAGCSMCLGMNPDTLAPGERSASTSNRNFEGRQGKGGRTHLVSPQVAAATAVTGKLTAPADLA from the coding sequence ATGGGCCGCACGCTGGCGGAGAAGGTCTGGGAGCAGCACGTTGTGCGACGTGCCGACGGAGAACCCGATCTGCTCTACATCGACCTTCACCTCATTCACGAGGTGACCAGCCCGCAGGCGTTCGACGGCCTGCGCATGGCGGGCCGTCCCGTCCGCCGTCCGGAGCTGACGATCGCCACCGAGGACCACAACGTCCCGACCCTCCTCGGCCCGATCAAGGACCCGGTGTCGCGCACCCAGGTCGAGACGTTGCGCAAGAACTGCGCGGAGTTCGGCATCCGGCTGCACCCCATGGGCGACGCCGGCCAGGGCGTCGTGCACATCATCGGGCCGCAGTTCGGCCTCACCCAGCCGGGCATGACGATCGTCTGTGGTGATTCTCACACCTCCACCCACGGCGCCTTCGGGGGCATCGCCTTCGGCATCGGCACCTCCGAGGTGGAGCACGTGCTGGCCACCCAGACCCTGCCCGCCTACCGGCCCAAGACGATGGCCATCGAGGTCTCCGGCGAGCTGCCGGTCGGCGTCACGGCCAAGGACCTGATCCTGGCGATCATCGCCAAGATCGGCACCGGCGGCGGCCAGGGATACATCGTCGAATACCGCGGCGAGGCCGTCCGCAAGCTCTCCATGGAGGGCCGGATGACCGTCTGCAACATGTCCATCGAGGCGGGAGCCCGGGCAGGCATGATCGCCCCGGACGAGACCACGTTCGAATACCTGAAGGGCCGGCCCCACGCGCCGACCGGCGCCGACTGGGACGCCGCGGTCGAATACTGGAAGTCGCTGGCCACCGACGAGGACGCCGTCTTCGACACGGTCGTGGAGATCGACGCCACGGCGCTGACCCCGTTCGTCACCTGGGGCACCAACCCCGGCCAGGGTGCTCCCCTGGGGGCGGCGGTGCCGGCCCCGCAGGACACCGACGACCCGGCCGCGGCCGAGCGCGCGCTGGAATACATGGGCCTGACCGCGGGCACGCCGCTGCGCGAGGTCGCGGTGGACACCGTCTTCGTCGGCTCCTGCACCAACGGGCGCCTGGAGGACCTGCGGGCCGTGGCCGACGTGCTGCGCGGCCGCCAGGTCGTCACCCGCACGCTGATCGTCCCCGGCTCGATGCTGGTCAAGCTCCAGGCCGAGCAGGAGGGGCTGCACGAGGTGTTCAAGGCCGCGGGCGCCGAGTGGCGCGAGGCGGGCTGCTCGATGTGCCTGGGCATGAACCCCGACACCCTCGCCCCGGGCGAGCGCAGCGCGTCGACGTCCAACCGCAACTTCGAGGGGCGCCAGGGCAAGGGGGGCCGCACCCACCTGGTCTCCCCGCAGGTCGCCGCAGCGACCGCCGTCACCGGCAAACTGACCGCGCCCGCCGACCTGGCCTAG
- a CDS encoding NAD(P)H-dependent glycerol-3-phosphate dehydrogenase has product MTKAAVFGTGSWGTTFAMIMAGAGTETILWGRRPEVVEAIDRRHENPDYLPGATLPENLRATTDPAEALDGADFVVLAVPSQTLRSNLIGWKPDLPPDAVLVSLMKGIELGTTKRMSEVICEVAEVPQERVAVVSGPNLVGEIIRGQPAATVVACTDERAMERLQAVCHLPPWFRPYTNPDVVGVELGGAVKNVIALAVGVAAGMGLGDNVGAMLMTRGLAEISRLGAALGADPHTFAGLAGMGDLIATCTSPLSRNRTFGKNLGQGMTLAEVVAATKQTAEGVKSCESVLELARKHDVEMPITEVVVAVVHDGLPPSEAAMLLMSRTPKPERYGV; this is encoded by the coding sequence ATGACCAAGGCGGCTGTATTCGGCACGGGATCGTGGGGCACCACCTTCGCGATGATCATGGCTGGGGCGGGCACCGAGACGATCCTGTGGGGGCGGCGCCCGGAGGTCGTCGAGGCGATCGACCGCCGTCACGAGAATCCCGACTATCTGCCTGGCGCGACGCTGCCCGAGAACCTGCGGGCCACGACCGATCCCGCCGAGGCGCTCGACGGCGCCGACTTCGTGGTGCTCGCGGTCCCCTCCCAGACGCTGCGGTCCAACCTGATCGGCTGGAAGCCGGACCTGCCGCCCGACGCAGTGCTCGTCAGCCTGATGAAGGGCATCGAGCTCGGCACCACCAAGCGGATGAGCGAGGTGATCTGCGAGGTCGCCGAGGTGCCCCAGGAGCGGGTCGCGGTGGTGTCGGGCCCCAACCTGGTCGGGGAGATCATCCGGGGCCAGCCCGCCGCGACCGTGGTCGCCTGCACCGACGAGCGGGCCATGGAACGGCTCCAGGCGGTCTGCCACCTGCCGCCGTGGTTCCGCCCCTACACCAACCCCGACGTGGTGGGGGTGGAGCTCGGCGGGGCGGTCAAGAACGTGATCGCCCTGGCGGTCGGCGTCGCCGCCGGGATGGGCCTCGGCGACAACGTCGGGGCGATGCTGATGACGCGCGGGCTGGCCGAGATCTCCCGGCTGGGCGCGGCGCTCGGCGCCGATCCGCACACCTTCGCCGGGCTCGCCGGGATGGGCGACCTCATCGCGACCTGCACCTCCCCGTTGTCCCGCAACCGCACCTTCGGCAAGAATCTCGGGCAGGGCATGACCCTGGCCGAGGTCGTCGCCGCGACGAAGCAGACCGCCGAGGGGGTCAAGTCCTGCGAGTCGGTCCTGGAGCTGGCCAGAAAGCACGATGTGGAGATGCCGATCACCGAGGTGGTGGTGGCCGTCGTCCATGACGGGCTGCCCCCCAGCGAGGCCGCGATGCTGCTGATGTCCCGCACCCCCAAGCCGGAACGGTACGGCGTGTGA